The Thermodesulfobacteriota bacterium genome includes the window GTCCTGTACCGCCTGTGGTCACGATCATATCTGCTTTTCCCACATCTACCAAGCGCACTAAGGTATTGACAATAACGGTTAGATCATCAGGGATGATGGTATAGGCGGCGATACGGTAACCGGCCTTACTTAATATCTTTTTCAGTTCCGTGCCGCTCAGATCCTCCCGTTTTCCCTCGGACCCCTTATCGCTTATAGTGACTATGGCTGCTGTGTACATAGGTTTTTTAAGTTATGCGCCGCCCCAGGTCGACCGAAGGCTGGAGGCAGACTGGTTAATGTTTTTTTTGACCGAGCAGGCGCAGGGCCTGTGAAGAAATAGTCTTCAGGACATCCTTGCTCTTGGCTATATCTCGCAAATCTGCCTCGCGCAGGAGCGGCAGCAACCTTATGGCCAGCATAAGCGGCGTCTTCGGGTTCTTAACCAGCTCTACCTTAACCGGATAGACCTTCAGCCACTTGCGTTCAGTGGCCAGATGCCGGATAACGCCTTCGTCCATAGTGCGCATCTTGGCTATCTGGACTGCCTCGGCATCGGTAAGACGCGCATTCTGTACCACGGCTCCCTGGACCATCTTGTTCCCGTCGCGGATGAGGATGCCCCGGGACTCTTTGTCGCCGGTCATGGCCAGCTTGATCTTTTCGGCGACGTTCATCCGGGCTATCTTCTGGGATAGGGACTGGCTTTCTTTATCCGGTTCTTCGTTGGTCAATACCAAAATTCCCCGTAATCGTTCACCGTTGACCGTAAGAACCTGAAAAGCGTCTTTTTGGCAAAGAGTCACGGTGATCGCGTATTCCGTTTCGGCCTCCAGTCCCTGGTCCAAAAGACCAGGAACCAGAGTACAAGAGCCAAATATCCCCTGAAAAGCGCAAGGAACGTCTTTTCGGTGAACGGTCAACAGTGAACGGTGGACGGTTACAATTTCCCCTGATCTCTAAGCCTCGCCTTCCTTTTTACCCGCAGCGACAATCTTTTCAGTCAGGTGAGCCGGAACTTCTTCGTAGTGCAAGAATTCCATGCTGAATGTGCCGCGTCCGGCAGTCATCGAGGTGAGCTCGGAGGCGTAACGCAGCACCTCGACCATGGGCACATGGGCCAGGATGGCCTGCACCCCGGATCGTGTCTCTACCCCTATTACCTTTCCCCGGCGGCTGTTTATGTCCCCGATAACATCACCCATGCAGTCGTCCGGGACCAGAACAGTCATAGACATGATCGGTTCCAGCAAGATAGGCATAGCCTCCAGCATGCCTTTCTTGAAGCACTGGATGGCTGCAATCTTGAAGGCTGTCTCCGATGAATCAACCTCATGCGACTTACCGTCATAAAATCTGACTTTAACGCCCACGACCGGATAGCCGGCCAAAGGGCCTGCCTGCATAGCTTCCTGAATGCCCTTTTCCACTGCAGGAACAAAATTGCGGGGTACATTCATTCCGGTCAGGGCATTTTCAAACTCAAAGCTGCCCCCCTGGGGCAGGGGACTGATATCAAAGTGAACCTCGGCAAACTGCCCGGCCCCGCCGGTCTGTTTCTTATGCCGATAGACAACACCCTGTTTGGTTTTTTTGATGGCCTCTTTATAAGGGACCTTGGGCAGGGTAAGGTTGACGTCAACATTGTATTTTCTTTTTAACTTTTCTGCGACAACCTCGATATGGATTTGTCCCATGCCGGAAAGAATGGTTTCCCTGGTCGCCTCATTACGGGTAACCAGGATGGCATTGTCTTCTTCTTTGAGTTTCCCCAGGGCCGCGGATATCTTCTCTTCATCGGCCTTGGTTTTTGGTTTTAAGGCGTAGGAAATAACCGGCTGCGGCGGTTGCAGGGCCTCAATGATGACCGGCGATCCTTCAGTACAGAGGGTGTCACCGGTCACGGTGTCCCTTAATTTAGCGACTGCGACCAATTCTCCCGGTCCCACACCTTCAACGGATTTTTGTGCCTTACCTTCCAGGGACAGAAGCTGGCCGATACGCTCTGTGGTCTGCTTGTTTGAGTTGTAGAGGGTGGTGTCCGGTTTCAGTGTGCCGGAGTAAATGCGCAAGATAGAGAGCCGTCCGGCATACGGATCAGACAGGGTCTTGAAGACCAGAGCCGCCAACGACGCATCGGGAACGGGAGCTATTTCGACCGGTTCCTTGGTCTTGGCATTTAAGGCCATTTTTGCTCCCTTATCCAGAGGTGAAGGAAGATATTGATTGACGGCCTCCATAAGGGTGGTGACACCGATATTGCGTGTAGCTGAGCCACAGCATATCAGGACAAATCGTCCCGCAGTCATACCGCCGGCCAGGCCTTTTTCTATTTCGGCCACCGTCAGGGTTCCTTCCTCCAGAAATTTTTCCACCAGGGCGTCGTCTGCCTCCGCAGCGTATTCCTGGAGATTTTCCCGGTGTTTTTTAACAGAATCTTTCATGTCTTCGGGGATAGGACATTCCTTGTACTGGCCGCTTTGATCGCCGGCAAATACAAAGGCCTTTTCATTTATGAGGTCCACCACCCCGGTGAACTTATCTTCTGCGCCAATAGGGAGTTGAACGGGCACGCAGCGGGCGTTGAGGGTGGTGGAAATGCTATCTAATGTCCTGTAAAAATCCGCCCTTTCCCGGTCCATTTTATTAATGAAAATAATACGGGGCAGATGGAACTCCCCAGCCAGATTCCATATCTTCAGGGTTAAGGGTTTGGCCCCGTCAATGGCATCGATTACGAATACGGCGCTGTCTGCCACCTGCAGGGACATCCTGGTATCATTGAGGAAATTATCATCACCCGGGGTATCGATAAAATGGATCGTATGTTTTTGCCACGTATAATGATTAAAGGCCGAGTTTATAGTAATCTTTCTTTTGATTTCTTCCGGTTCGTAGTCCAGAATTGAGGTGCCGTCATCTACCCGGCCCAGACGGTTTGTCCGTCCCGATGCAAAAAGTATTGCCTCGGCCAGGGATGTTTTGCCTGCGCCGCTATGAGCGAGCAAGGCTATATTGCGAACCTTGTCTAACTGAATACCCATGTCTTCCCCTTTCTAAACTGAACATGCATAGCGAGCGCATTCCCCGCTGCTTGCCATCCAGGTCCGACCCTGGCGGGCGGCGGGGTTAGCGAGCGAATACTATGCTTTTTACCTTACATACGGAGATTCCCTGTCCGCCGCAGGCGAACTGCGGGGAGCTTCAATCTTTATTCACAAGTTTTTGCAAAATATCGACTTAAAATTTTAAAGTCAAGCCTTAATTGTAATAGTTCACCGCAGAGTGCGCAGAGAACGCCTCTGCCTGCCCGCCTTGCCTTGGATGCTTGAGTCCGGTGATTAAGGTTTTTCTTTTTTGTGTCGATATAGTTGGCGTAGCTTGTTGCCATCCGGCCACGGGCCGAAAGCCCCGGTTTTCCGGATGGAACGGTCAGCAGTCGGCTATCAGCGTTCAGCTTAAGATGATGTTGTTTGTCTTATTTTTTTGCTGACGGCTGAAAGCTGATCGCTGAGGGCTTTCATCCGGAAACGGTAGTTTCCGGATGAAAACTAACTCAAGCGGAGGATTGGCTAAAGATGGCCCAGATTGACGCCTTTTTTAAATTGATGCA containing:
- the fusA gene encoding elongation factor G, whose translation is MGIQLDKVRNIALLAHSGAGKTSLAEAILFASGRTNRLGRVDDGTSILDYEPEEIKRKITINSAFNHYTWQKHTIHFIDTPGDDNFLNDTRMSLQVADSAVFVIDAIDGAKPLTLKIWNLAGEFHLPRIIFINKMDRERADFYRTLDSISTTLNARCVPVQLPIGAEDKFTGVVDLINEKAFVFAGDQSGQYKECPIPEDMKDSVKKHRENLQEYAAEADDALVEKFLEEGTLTVAEIEKGLAGGMTAGRFVLICCGSATRNIGVTTLMEAVNQYLPSPLDKGAKMALNAKTKEPVEIAPVPDASLAALVFKTLSDPYAGRLSILRIYSGTLKPDTTLYNSNKQTTERIGQLLSLEGKAQKSVEGVGPGELVAVAKLRDTVTGDTLCTEGSPVIIEALQPPQPVISYALKPKTKADEEKISAALGKLKEEDNAILVTRNEATRETILSGMGQIHIEVVAEKLKRKYNVDVNLTLPKVPYKEAIKKTKQGVVYRHKKQTGGAGQFAEVHFDISPLPQGGSFEFENALTGMNVPRNFVPAVEKGIQEAMQAGPLAGYPVVGVKVRFYDGKSHEVDSSETAFKIAAIQCFKKGMLEAMPILLEPIMSMTVLVPDDCMGDVIGDINSRRGKVIGVETRSGVQAILAHVPMVEVLRYASELTSMTAGRGTFSMEFLHYEEVPAHLTEKIVAAGKKEGEA